In Chthoniobacterales bacterium, a single genomic region encodes these proteins:
- a CDS encoding DUF6580 family putative transport protein, whose amino-acid sequence MNSTLNSLNRRSAVALTISLITLAAGFRLLRATMLPELPNFSPVLALAVCGALVLPGALALLVPLVALAITDLLLNLHYGVALFSPVELVSYACYGLGVATGISLRRLGAGAPLTFGAVIANSTLFYVVTNSLAWFGNPAYAQSPAGWIQALTVGVPGFPPTWIFFTYSLASDLLFTGIFLGIMHFTVRPRGTELAAARA is encoded by the coding sequence ATGAACTCGACGCTCAATTCCCTGAATCGCAGGTCAGCCGTGGCCTTGACGATCTCCCTCATCACCCTCGCCGCCGGCTTCCGTCTTCTCCGCGCGACGATGTTGCCCGAGCTTCCGAATTTCTCGCCGGTGCTCGCCCTCGCTGTCTGCGGCGCTCTCGTGCTGCCCGGCGCGCTCGCCCTGCTCGTTCCACTCGTCGCGCTCGCCATCACGGATCTGCTCCTCAATCTCCACTACGGCGTCGCGCTCTTCAGTCCGGTGGAACTCGTGAGCTACGCCTGTTACGGCCTTGGCGTCGCCACCGGCATCAGCCTGCGCCGCCTCGGCGCCGGGGCGCCGCTCACCTTTGGCGCGGTGATTGCCAACTCCACCCTCTTCTACGTCGTCACGAATTCCCTCGCCTGGTTCGGCAACCCCGCCTACGCCCAGTCCCCGGCCGGCTGGATCCAGGCGCTCACCGTCGGCGTCCCCGGTTTCCCGCCGACCTGGATTTTCTTTACCTACTCCCTCGCGAGCGACCTCCTTTTCACCGGCATCTTCCTCGGCATCATGCATTTCACGGTCCGTCCCCGGGGCACCGAGCTCGCCGCCGCCCGCGCCTAG
- a CDS encoding PEP-CTERM sorting domain-containing protein, translated as MKTHRLKAAAIAVFATLAICTSGRSQAVTGFSDLNYWGAGTNRAGLVISWNDGKTTSTIAWGFSWTGTMTAWDMLQTIATADPRLFIRIDSASSFGPALYGVGYDNNGNGIFSVSGAVDVNGNATTPIFISGISNMNTNANGSEAPFSSANALPTEAADHYAEGWLDNGFWEFYTGSANSSYPTTWTSSFDGAGGTTLVNNGWYAFSITDPAYTSHVPGAAVAAVPEPATVALLVLGGLALLWHRRARHA; from the coding sequence ATGAAAACCCATCGCCTCAAAGCGGCCGCCATCGCCGTTTTCGCCACCCTCGCCATTTGCACCAGCGGCCGCTCGCAAGCCGTCACCGGATTCAGCGATCTGAACTATTGGGGCGCCGGCACGAACCGCGCCGGACTCGTCATTTCCTGGAACGATGGCAAGACGACCTCGACCATCGCCTGGGGCTTCTCATGGACGGGCACGATGACCGCCTGGGATATGCTGCAGACGATCGCCACCGCCGATCCGCGCCTCTTTATCCGCATCGACAGCGCTTCCTCGTTCGGCCCGGCGCTCTACGGTGTCGGCTATGATAACAATGGCAACGGCATCTTTTCCGTCTCCGGCGCGGTCGACGTGAACGGCAACGCCACCACGCCCATCTTCATCTCGGGAATCTCGAACATGAACACGAACGCGAATGGCTCCGAGGCACCTTTCTCTTCCGCGAACGCCCTTCCCACGGAAGCTGCCGACCACTACGCCGAGGGCTGGCTCGATAACGGCTTCTGGGAATTCTACACCGGGAGCGCGAACTCTTCCTATCCCACGACCTGGACGAGCAGTTTCGACGGGGCCGGCGGCACCACTCTCGTGAACAACGGCTGGTATGCGTTTAGCATCACGGATCCGGCCTACACCTCGCACGTCCCCGGCGCCGCCGTTGCCGCGGTGCCCGAGCCGGCCACGGTTGCCCTCCTCGTCCTGGGCGGCCTCGCGCTGCTCTGGCACCGAAGAGCCCGCCATGCGTAG
- a CDS encoding prepilin-type N-terminal cleavage/methylation domain-containing protein yields MRRAGFTVMEMLACVVVMAIVFVFIAPAIWKVWEASSLAISTENIRSLSVGGAQYLADNDHHFWKYRENAASFTGDDGSIIRGTRYWFGFESTGSASSGEGNRAFDPSQSPLAGYVPKGITPDPSFAAHASAFKPKFKSGYLGIGYNVVIGGGWSASAKTQTMTYWQLSNPARVVVFATSAQVNDFQSPASSSRPMLEEFYGFDQRERTIHFRHGKLAMVGYADGSSGFLPLDESTRDSRLKGVNIGRFAPVGSYEYLK; encoded by the coding sequence ATGCGTAGAGCCGGCTTCACCGTCATGGAGATGCTCGCCTGCGTCGTCGTGATGGCCATCGTGTTCGTCTTCATCGCCCCGGCCATCTGGAAGGTCTGGGAGGCCTCCTCGCTCGCCATTTCCACGGAGAACATCCGCTCACTTTCCGTCGGCGGCGCGCAATACCTCGCTGACAACGACCACCATTTCTGGAAATACCGTGAGAACGCCGCGTCGTTCACCGGCGACGACGGGAGCATCATCCGGGGCACACGCTACTGGTTCGGCTTCGAGTCGACCGGCAGCGCGAGCTCCGGCGAAGGCAACCGCGCGTTCGACCCCTCGCAAAGCCCTCTCGCCGGCTATGTGCCAAAGGGCATCACCCCCGACCCGAGCTTTGCCGCCCACGCCTCCGCGTTCAAACCCAAGTTCAAGTCCGGCTACCTCGGCATCGGCTACAACGTCGTCATCGGCGGCGGCTGGTCCGCGTCAGCAAAGACGCAAACCATGACCTACTGGCAACTCAGCAACCCCGCGCGCGTGGTCGTCTTCGCCACCTCCGCACAGGTCAACGACTTCCAATCGCCGGCCTCGTCGTCGCGCCCGATGCTCGAGGAGTTCTACGGCTTCGACCAGCGGGAGCGGACCATTCACTTTCGCCACGGGAAGCTCGCCATGGTCGGCTACGCGGACGGCTCGAGCGGATTTCTCCCCCTCGACGAATCCACTCGCGATTCGCGTCTGAAAGGTGTAAACATCGGGAGGTTCGCGCCGGTCGGCAGCTACGAATACCTCAAATGA